Proteins from a genomic interval of Rhodococcoides fascians A25f:
- a CDS encoding MFS transporter, which yields MTDTGSEHPSGSLEGSDRTALSVVGTGAAVAAIVLLGLDLRVVFGSASAVLAEIRQSYALGSGSAALLTTGPVVCLGVFAVAATRAARRWTVPVVLTGCLMLIFVGTVLRGAPWWPALVFGTLLAGIGIAVANVLGPILIRLLFPHRIGLTTGLFTALVSASAGIASGATVPFDTFVFHNWRTTLMAWAIPSALAVVAMALLARRYRHVDCTTTSTDRSAPKWQTAVLRSPVAWAVTGFMGLQSLLAYSMIAWLPTIYRDRGLSAENAGLLLTALSVSSIATALTVPILAARFRRQSALAIAVVALSVAGLIGVLAGGVELAVVWAILLGLGQGGQLSLALTMINLRAPNTATATSLSTMAQSIGYLVAAAGPVAAGALHSSTGSWTAPVLALLVVMIPLTICGFTAGRDTPVTFVQP from the coding sequence GTGACCGATACCGGCTCGGAACATCCGTCCGGCAGCCTGGAGGGTTCCGATCGAACTGCTCTCTCCGTGGTGGGAACGGGTGCCGCTGTGGCAGCGATCGTTCTGCTCGGCCTCGATCTACGCGTGGTGTTCGGGAGCGCGTCGGCGGTGCTGGCCGAAATTCGACAGTCCTACGCCCTGGGGTCCGGTTCGGCCGCACTACTGACCACCGGACCGGTCGTGTGCCTGGGTGTGTTTGCCGTCGCGGCTACTCGGGCGGCTCGGCGATGGACCGTGCCCGTCGTGCTGACCGGATGTCTGATGCTGATTTTCGTCGGGACAGTACTGCGGGGAGCGCCGTGGTGGCCGGCGCTCGTGTTCGGAACTCTGCTCGCAGGGATAGGTATCGCTGTCGCAAATGTTCTCGGGCCCATCTTGATTCGCCTGCTCTTTCCGCACCGGATCGGATTGACGACGGGCCTGTTCACCGCATTGGTCAGCGCCAGCGCCGGCATCGCCTCGGGTGCGACCGTCCCGTTCGACACATTCGTGTTCCACAACTGGCGAACGACGCTGATGGCCTGGGCAATACCGTCCGCCCTCGCGGTGGTGGCCATGGCACTTCTCGCACGACGGTATCGCCACGTCGACTGCACGACGACCTCAACGGACCGATCTGCGCCGAAGTGGCAGACCGCTGTTCTGCGGTCACCTGTTGCCTGGGCCGTCACTGGATTCATGGGACTGCAATCGCTGCTGGCCTATTCGATGATTGCGTGGCTCCCCACGATCTACCGGGATCGCGGGCTCAGTGCCGAGAATGCAGGACTGTTGCTGACTGCACTGTCGGTGTCGAGCATCGCCACAGCACTGACCGTCCCCATCCTCGCCGCCCGCTTCCGTCGACAGAGTGCGCTCGCAATCGCTGTCGTCGCGCTGTCCGTCGCGGGACTGATCGGCGTCCTCGCAGGCGGCGTCGAGCTGGCGGTGGTGTGGGCAATCCTGCTCGGACTCGGTCAGGGAGGCCAACTTTCGCTTGCCCTGACGATGATCAATCTTAGAGCCCCGAACACAGCGACAGCAACGAGCCTGTCGACGATGGCCCAGTCCATCGGCTACCTCGTGGCCGCAGCGGGACCCGTCGCGGCAGGCGCGTTGCACAGCTCGACCGGTTCGTGGACGGCACCCGTACTCGCACTGCTCGTGGTCATGATTCCGCTGACGATATGCGGATTCACGGCCGGGCGAGATACGCCGGTGACGTTCGTCCAACCCTGA
- a CDS encoding nucleoside deaminase has product MSISSSDRTFLARAVDLAADAVRTGNDPFGSVLVSEGGEVLAEDRNRVGDRNDPTQHPEIALSRWAATNLSPVQRRAATVYTSGEHCVMCAASHGIVGLGRIVYATSTAQLLTWLQEFGAAPLAITPSPIEQIVPGIVVDGPVAEFGDAVRELHRQRHASAQ; this is encoded by the coding sequence GTGAGTATCTCCTCGAGCGACCGCACATTCCTGGCCCGTGCTGTGGACTTGGCGGCGGACGCGGTGCGGACAGGCAACGATCCGTTCGGCTCGGTGCTCGTCTCGGAGGGCGGGGAAGTGTTGGCCGAGGACAGGAATCGGGTGGGCGACCGGAACGATCCAACCCAGCACCCCGAGATTGCTCTGTCACGTTGGGCTGCTACCAATCTGAGCCCTGTTCAGCGTCGAGCGGCGACGGTCTACACCTCTGGTGAGCATTGTGTGATGTGCGCCGCGAGTCACGGAATAGTCGGGCTCGGGCGCATCGTGTACGCGACGTCCACCGCTCAATTGCTCACGTGGCTCCAAGAATTCGGCGCTGCACCACTCGCCATCACACCGTCGCCCATCGAACAGATCGTGCCGGGGATCGTGGTGGACGGGCCGGTCGCCGAGTTCGGCGATGCTGTTCGTGAACTACACCGGCAACGTCACGCGTCTGCGCAGTAG
- a CDS encoding MFS transporter: protein MANEATSTTGSARPTPPVSSPAATRRAVYNTLRGSSGNLVEWYDVYVYTVFATYFENQFFDSADKNSTIYVYGIFAVTFLMRPVGSWFFGRYADRRGRRAALTFSVSMMAACSMVIAFTPGRESIGVWAAVILILCRLVQGFATGGEYGASATYMSEAATRERRGFFSSFQYVTLIGGHVLAQVTLLLMQVFFEREQIEDFGWRIAFFIGGVAAVVVFWLRRSMDESLTKDQLEAVRSGADQSSGSMKELVTKHWRALLICFMVTAGGTIAFYTYSVNAPSMIKAAYEDRGMTGTWINLFGLVFLMLLQPIGGLISDKVGRKPLLVFFGVGGVLYTYVLITYLPSATSVVQSLALVCVGYVILTGYTSINAIVKAELFPSHIRALGVGLGYALANSAFGGTAPLIYQAAKNGGHVGWFILYVTIVIAISLLVYIFVLRNKTETVLDREQGRAFEQSTTP, encoded by the coding sequence ATGGCCAACGAGGCCACCTCGACTACCGGTTCGGCTCGCCCGACACCGCCTGTCTCGTCTCCCGCGGCCACTCGTCGTGCCGTGTACAACACGTTGCGCGGGTCGTCGGGCAACCTCGTCGAGTGGTACGACGTCTACGTCTACACCGTCTTCGCGACCTATTTCGAGAATCAGTTCTTCGACTCGGCAGACAAGAACTCGACGATCTACGTCTACGGCATCTTTGCGGTCACCTTCCTGATGCGTCCGGTCGGTTCGTGGTTCTTCGGACGCTACGCAGACCGACGAGGCCGTCGTGCCGCGTTGACGTTCAGTGTCTCGATGATGGCGGCCTGCTCGATGGTCATCGCGTTCACCCCCGGGCGGGAGAGCATCGGCGTCTGGGCCGCCGTCATCCTCATCCTGTGCCGTCTGGTGCAGGGCTTCGCCACCGGTGGTGAGTACGGGGCGTCGGCCACCTACATGTCCGAGGCCGCCACCCGTGAGCGTCGTGGATTCTTCTCCTCGTTCCAGTACGTCACGCTGATCGGCGGACACGTACTGGCGCAGGTGACGCTGTTGCTGATGCAGGTCTTCTTCGAGCGGGAGCAGATCGAGGACTTCGGTTGGCGGATCGCGTTCTTCATCGGTGGCGTCGCCGCAGTGGTCGTCTTCTGGCTGCGCCGCAGTATGGACGAGTCGCTGACCAAGGATCAGCTCGAGGCCGTGCGCAGCGGAGCCGATCAATCTTCGGGATCCATGAAAGAACTGGTCACCAAGCATTGGCGCGCCCTGCTGATCTGCTTCATGGTGACCGCTGGTGGCACCATCGCGTTCTACACCTACAGCGTCAACGCACCCTCGATGATCAAGGCGGCGTACGAGGACCGCGGAATGACCGGAACGTGGATCAACCTGTTCGGGCTGGTTTTCCTCATGCTGTTGCAGCCCATCGGCGGGTTGATCAGCGACAAGGTCGGTCGTAAGCCGCTGCTCGTCTTCTTCGGTGTCGGTGGGGTGCTGTACACCTACGTACTCATCACGTATCTGCCGTCGGCCACGTCGGTGGTGCAGTCCTTGGCGCTGGTCTGCGTGGGCTACGTCATTCTCACCGGTTACACCTCGATCAATGCGATCGTCAAAGCCGAACTGTTCCCCTCGCACATCCGTGCCCTCGGCGTCGGTTTGGGCTACGCGCTCGCGAACTCTGCCTTCGGCGGAACTGCTCCGTTGATCTACCAGGCCGCGAAGAACGGCGGGCACGTCGGCTGGTTCATCCTCTACGTGACGATCGTCATCGCCATCTCGCTGCTGGTGTACATCTTCGTTCTGCGGAACAAGACGGAGACCGTCCTGGACCGCGAGCAGGGTCGAGCGTTCGAGCAGTCCACCACGCCATAG
- a CDS encoding response regulator transcription factor, translating into MRIAVVEDDDGVGDALVDALTEVGHAPVRMRRGADLLLGYHEMDVVLLDLGLPDMDGLDVLRKLRTLSSVPVVVLTARDDERSVVRALRGGADDYVVKPARLGELHARLEVAARRRSATNDTAENRLVLGDIAVDLVGRGVEIDGREISLTTKEFDLLAHLVTRRGEAVSREQLMDAIWGDAYVAISRTLDVHMTALRSKLDRPGTIVTIRGFGYRWDT; encoded by the coding sequence ATGCGTATTGCAGTGGTGGAAGACGACGACGGGGTCGGTGACGCGTTGGTCGACGCGCTGACCGAGGTGGGGCACGCACCTGTTCGAATGCGTCGTGGTGCCGACCTGTTGCTCGGCTATCACGAGATGGATGTCGTTCTGCTCGATCTCGGGCTGCCCGACATGGACGGCCTCGACGTTCTGCGCAAACTACGGACTCTGAGTTCGGTCCCGGTGGTGGTGTTGACTGCACGGGACGACGAACGCTCGGTGGTTCGTGCTCTGCGAGGCGGTGCGGACGACTACGTCGTGAAACCCGCTCGGTTGGGTGAACTGCACGCCAGATTGGAAGTAGCCGCGCGTCGTCGGAGCGCGACGAACGACACCGCCGAAAACCGGTTGGTTCTCGGCGACATCGCCGTCGATCTCGTCGGTCGAGGTGTCGAAATCGACGGGCGTGAAATTTCGCTGACGACCAAGGAGTTCGACCTCCTGGCTCATCTCGTGACGCGACGGGGCGAAGCAGTCAGCAGGGAGCAGTTGATGGATGCCATCTGGGGCGATGCGTACGTTGCGATTTCGCGGACGCTGGATGTGCACATGACTGCATTGCGATCCAAGCTCGATCGGCCGGGAACCATCGTCACCATTCGCGGCTTCGGCTACCGCTGGGACACCTGA
- a CDS encoding GNAT family N-acetyltransferase, with translation MSFSIRPATSFADLREILGPKNPTSSVCWCLSHRIDSATNRALVGPERAEYVKKLTRRTVAPGVLAYDGDEVVGWAGVAPRSELPFARSNKIPHVDDLPVWTVWCFRVKAGHRKRGIAHALLNGAVRFADDHGAPAVEGYPVDNKGRKVDLTMAYVGTRRLFESAGFEFAVETMSVSGGFPRVIMRKDLRH, from the coding sequence GTGAGCTTCTCGATACGGCCGGCCACGTCGTTCGCGGATCTGCGTGAAATCCTGGGCCCGAAGAACCCGACGTCCTCGGTCTGCTGGTGCCTGAGCCACCGAATCGATTCCGCGACCAACAGGGCACTCGTCGGCCCCGAACGCGCCGAGTACGTGAAGAAGCTGACCCGTCGAACAGTCGCGCCGGGGGTACTGGCCTACGACGGCGACGAGGTGGTCGGCTGGGCGGGGGTTGCACCGCGCTCGGAGTTACCGTTCGCGCGGTCCAACAAGATTCCGCACGTCGACGATCTGCCGGTCTGGACGGTCTGGTGCTTCCGGGTCAAGGCCGGCCACCGAAAACGCGGAATCGCACATGCGTTGTTGAACGGTGCCGTTCGGTTCGCGGACGACCATGGTGCCCCGGCGGTCGAGGGGTATCCGGTGGACAACAAGGGCCGAAAAGTCGATCTCACCATGGCATACGTGGGAACCCGCCGGCTGTTCGAGTCGGCGGGCTTCGAGTTCGCCGTCGAAACAATGTCGGTGTCGGGTGGCTTCCCTCGGGTGATCATGCGAAAAGACCTGCGCCACTGA
- a CDS encoding sensor histidine kinase: MLVVLMIYSTVVVLALSVPLALLVGRERAQRFGENRASAATFFADLSLREDESGEPRLLESVQRYNDLYGEGIAVVDRTGAARALSGLDLTRADVQQTVAGALRNQRGDLPSSLTPWSHSSVLIAAPVGGGTQVDGAVVLEASTDSARRDVAIAWVVIAAGALLILATVAVIAVALSRWVVRPLTALSSRVHSFGGKFHDQLPIDEVPTTEPAAYDGPPEVRELSRAFDAMAGDVEAATTAQRRLVADTAHALRNPLAALRIRLDVLGMRIPDSATEVHLRTTVEVDRLSSVVEDLLVLAAAETPVSSRTTGCELGAVVTDRVEFWSSTMAAAGTTVRIDEPDLEVGLRVAIPEDDLIRILDALLSNATKYAGAGSDVEIGYRAHGTDVCVWVADTGPGVPTDELPMIVDRFFRASSARGAGTGLGLSIVRALTERTGGSLEVSARRPSGLRVELRLPTTDS, encoded by the coding sequence ATTCTTGTGGTGTTGATGATCTACTCCACCGTCGTCGTGCTCGCCCTGTCGGTGCCTCTGGCCCTGCTGGTCGGGCGGGAGCGGGCACAACGATTCGGTGAGAACAGGGCCTCCGCGGCAACGTTCTTTGCCGATCTCAGTTTGCGCGAAGACGAATCCGGTGAGCCTCGCTTGCTGGAGTCGGTGCAGCGGTACAACGATCTGTACGGCGAGGGGATTGCTGTCGTGGATCGGACCGGCGCGGCCCGGGCTCTGTCGGGCCTGGACCTGACGCGTGCGGACGTGCAGCAGACGGTCGCAGGAGCGTTGCGAAATCAGCGCGGCGACCTCCCGTCGAGTCTGACACCGTGGTCGCATTCGTCGGTGTTGATCGCTGCACCGGTCGGTGGGGGAACGCAGGTCGACGGCGCGGTGGTCCTCGAGGCATCCACCGACTCGGCGCGTCGGGACGTCGCAATCGCCTGGGTGGTCATCGCCGCTGGTGCCCTTTTGATTCTCGCTACGGTCGCGGTGATCGCGGTTGCGTTGTCTCGCTGGGTGGTTCGGCCACTGACCGCACTGTCCTCGCGAGTCCACTCGTTCGGCGGAAAGTTCCACGATCAGCTACCGATCGACGAGGTTCCGACGACCGAGCCGGCTGCCTACGACGGGCCGCCGGAAGTTCGAGAACTGTCTCGCGCGTTCGATGCCATGGCAGGCGATGTCGAGGCAGCCACGACGGCGCAGCGCCGACTGGTGGCCGACACTGCTCATGCGCTTCGCAACCCGCTGGCAGCGTTGAGGATTCGACTGGACGTGCTGGGAATGCGGATACCCGATTCGGCAACCGAGGTGCACCTGCGGACCACCGTCGAAGTCGACCGCCTGAGTTCGGTGGTCGAGGATCTGCTCGTCTTGGCCGCCGCCGAAACGCCGGTGAGCAGCCGAACCACCGGATGCGAGCTGGGTGCGGTGGTCACCGATCGAGTCGAATTCTGGTCGAGCACAATGGCTGCGGCCGGTACTACTGTCCGCATCGACGAGCCGGATCTCGAGGTGGGGCTCCGTGTTGCGATACCGGAGGACGACCTGATCCGCATTCTCGACGCGTTGCTCAGCAACGCCACCAAGTACGCAGGTGCGGGTTCGGACGTCGAGATCGGCTACCGCGCACACGGCACCGACGTATGCGTCTGGGTTGCCGACACCGGACCAGGTGTGCCGACGGACGAGCTGCCGATGATCGTCGACCGCTTCTTCCGTGCGTCGAGTGCGCGCGGCGCGGGCACGGGTCTCGGCCTCTCCATCGTGCGGGCACTGACCGAGCGGACGGGTGGGAGTCTCGAGGTGAGTGCGCGCCGTCCGTCGGGTCTGCGGGTCGAGCTGCGTTTACCGACCACCGATTCCTAA
- a CDS encoding competence/damage-inducible protein A: protein MSVRAGVVVTGTEVLAGRVADRNGPWVAQQLLELGVDVAHITICGDRPDDLTAQVRFLADQRVDLIVTTGGLGPTADDLTVATVAALYGREMHLDVQLEKRISEIVERWRSRLSSAIDSEPLKAGIRKQAMVPQGAQSISPTGTAPGVAIPANDSGTLPVVLILPGPPRELQAMWPEALDSAPVAQVLTRRARIRQDTIRAYRLSEADLAATLRTAEVEIEGFDALEITTCLRLGELEMVTRYAESAATAYSDLVGLIDEHHGAQVFSTDGSTIDDIVADRLTGRTIATAESCTGGMIAARLTDRAGSSAYVIGAVVSYANEAKIGLLDVPAETIEQHGAVSEQVAALMAEGARHRLGVDIAVSTSGIAGPGGGTELKPVGTVCFAIAAVGRPTSTRTLHLPGDRASVRALSTTAAMHMLADALKPDRV, encoded by the coding sequence ATGAGTGTGCGAGCGGGTGTAGTGGTCACGGGCACCGAGGTGCTGGCCGGTCGGGTCGCCGACAGAAACGGCCCGTGGGTGGCGCAGCAACTCCTCGAGCTGGGTGTCGACGTCGCACACATCACGATCTGCGGCGACCGACCCGATGACCTGACGGCACAAGTGCGATTTCTCGCGGATCAGCGCGTCGATCTGATCGTCACCACCGGAGGCCTCGGTCCGACCGCCGACGATCTCACGGTGGCGACAGTCGCTGCGTTGTACGGCCGAGAAATGCACCTCGACGTTCAGCTCGAGAAGCGAATTTCCGAGATCGTCGAGCGCTGGCGCAGCCGACTCAGCTCCGCGATCGACTCCGAGCCACTGAAGGCGGGGATTCGCAAGCAGGCAATGGTTCCGCAAGGTGCACAATCGATTTCACCGACCGGAACTGCCCCCGGCGTGGCGATACCCGCCAACGATTCCGGGACACTTCCCGTGGTGCTGATACTGCCCGGACCGCCTCGCGAACTGCAGGCGATGTGGCCGGAGGCACTCGACAGTGCGCCCGTCGCCCAGGTCTTGACGCGACGCGCTCGGATCCGTCAGGACACGATTCGCGCTTACCGGTTGTCCGAGGCCGACCTCGCCGCAACGTTGCGGACGGCAGAGGTCGAGATCGAAGGATTCGACGCTCTCGAGATCACCACGTGCCTGCGTCTCGGTGAGCTCGAGATGGTGACCCGCTATGCGGAGTCGGCAGCAACCGCATACTCCGATCTCGTCGGCCTCATCGACGAACACCATGGTGCACAAGTCTTCTCGACCGACGGATCCACCATCGACGACATCGTGGCCGACCGACTGACCGGCCGAACAATCGCCACTGCGGAATCCTGCACCGGAGGCATGATCGCGGCCCGGCTCACCGACCGCGCAGGATCGTCTGCGTACGTGATCGGCGCTGTGGTGTCCTACGCGAACGAGGCGAAGATCGGCCTACTCGACGTTCCCGCCGAGACCATCGAACAGCACGGAGCCGTCAGCGAACAGGTCGCGGCTCTGATGGCAGAGGGCGCTCGGCACCGACTGGGCGTCGACATCGCCGTGTCCACCAGCGGAATCGCAGGACCGGGCGGCGGCACGGAACTCAAACCGGTCGGCACAGTCTGCTTCGCCATTGCCGCTGTCGGCCGACCGACCTCGACCCGCACGCTTCATCTCCCCGGCGACCGGGCAAGTGTGCGTGCACTGTCCACCACAGCAGCGATGCACATGCTCGCCGACGCGTTGAAGCCTGACCGGGTGTAG
- a CDS encoding alpha/beta hydrolase: protein MTTALAATGGGSVLLAWFEFVLIRQQLAVGLWVIAMAVVAIWLVSSDAGKLAAVGTSLGAAAVVTQVAWLVTGFHALWVLCLTAAIALGFFLLASAWAGRSASSSGRGGTRRAVAVVSAGFAAASAVVVSALVITTAASPAPLIRSLHALGQSNSFESDAPTATTVVDGARLTSDVEYGSALPNSFLDIYIADNDASIRRPTYVSVHGGGWIVGDKADGAPTTDSDGASWVGPMLDAGYNVVSLNYAFAPQYRFPTQTIQLGQAMRFLETNADRYGLDMSRVVLAGNSAGGHIVGNYAIVQTDPDYARALGIEPTMDRNALKALVFDSAALDVGRAGAPQSPSPSNGFFFDIAARSYLDTTDPALLAQANVIDNVTADFPPSFISDGNTGTFPDQAAELSAKLDRVGVANRLNLYSKNEARLDHGFMAVSSQWTDDYNRLRIEFLRDFV, encoded by the coding sequence ATGACAACGGCGCTCGCAGCGACCGGTGGCGGCAGCGTCCTACTGGCGTGGTTCGAGTTCGTTCTCATCCGTCAGCAGCTCGCGGTGGGATTGTGGGTCATCGCCATGGCAGTGGTGGCGATATGGCTCGTCTCGTCCGATGCCGGGAAGCTTGCAGCCGTAGGCACTTCGCTCGGTGCTGCCGCCGTCGTCACTCAGGTCGCATGGCTGGTGACGGGCTTTCACGCACTGTGGGTCTTGTGCTTGACCGCGGCGATTGCACTCGGGTTCTTTCTGCTCGCGTCGGCTTGGGCGGGCCGTTCGGCGAGCTCCTCGGGTCGGGGCGGTACCCGTAGGGCGGTTGCCGTGGTTTCGGCCGGTTTCGCTGCGGCGAGTGCGGTGGTGGTCTCCGCGCTGGTGATAACTACCGCAGCCAGTCCGGCACCGCTGATTCGATCGCTGCACGCGTTGGGGCAGAGCAACTCCTTCGAGTCCGACGCGCCGACAGCGACGACTGTGGTCGACGGGGCCCGTCTCACCAGCGACGTCGAATACGGCTCGGCGCTACCGAATTCGTTTCTCGACATCTACATCGCGGACAACGATGCATCGATCCGTCGGCCCACGTACGTATCGGTTCACGGTGGTGGCTGGATAGTCGGAGACAAAGCGGACGGTGCTCCCACCACAGATTCGGACGGCGCGTCGTGGGTCGGCCCCATGCTCGACGCCGGTTACAACGTGGTGTCGCTGAACTACGCGTTCGCGCCGCAGTACCGCTTTCCCACGCAGACAATCCAGCTGGGCCAGGCCATGCGCTTTCTCGAAACGAACGCCGACCGGTACGGACTCGACATGAGTCGCGTCGTGCTCGCCGGAAACAGTGCGGGCGGCCACATCGTGGGCAACTACGCCATTGTGCAGACCGATCCCGACTACGCGCGCGCACTGGGCATCGAACCCACCATGGACCGAAATGCTCTGAAGGCGCTCGTGTTCGACAGTGCTGCGCTCGATGTCGGTAGAGCGGGCGCACCGCAATCACCGAGCCCGTCCAACGGTTTCTTTTTCGACATCGCGGCCCGAAGCTACCTCGACACCACCGACCCAGCGCTGTTGGCGCAGGCGAACGTCATCGACAACGTCACAGCCGACTTTCCACCCAGTTTCATCTCCGACGGCAACACCGGCACTTTCCCAGATCAGGCAGCCGAACTGAGCGCCAAGCTGGACAGAGTGGGCGTCGCCAATCGCCTGAACCTGTACAGCAAGAACGAGGCGAGACTCGATCACGGATTCATGGCTGTGAGTTCTCAGTGGACCGACGACTACAACCGTCTCAGGATCGAGTTCCTCCGCGACTTCGTCTGA
- a CDS encoding helix-turn-helix domain-containing protein, translating into MPGHPSDENWIGRRIASLRRERGWTLAALGERVGLSTTQLSRIESGSRQSSVGTLIELARVFQVTLSELVAEEPTLAFHLVRAGDQRRHGSANGAITPLSGNYPGIDAVLLTIPPASDAPIAHHAGEEWLYILDGSVEVTIGNDSVRLETGDALHFPSLNAHSVRALGDEPTRALLVSAASRTH; encoded by the coding sequence ATGCCGGGCCATCCGAGTGACGAGAACTGGATCGGACGCAGGATCGCGAGTCTTCGGCGCGAACGGGGTTGGACACTGGCCGCCCTCGGGGAGCGGGTCGGCCTGTCGACCACGCAACTCTCGCGCATCGAGTCAGGGAGTCGGCAGTCGTCGGTGGGCACGTTGATCGAGCTTGCACGTGTGTTCCAGGTGACGTTGAGTGAACTCGTTGCCGAGGAGCCGACCCTCGCGTTTCACCTGGTGAGAGCCGGGGACCAGCGTCGCCACGGTTCTGCCAACGGAGCGATTACTCCCCTGTCCGGCAACTACCCCGGTATCGATGCCGTTCTGTTGACCATCCCGCCCGCCTCGGATGCCCCGATTGCCCACCACGCTGGCGAGGAATGGCTCTACATACTGGATGGCTCGGTGGAGGTCACCATCGGAAACGACAGTGTTCGACTCGAAACCGGAGATGCGCTGCACTTCCCGTCGCTCAACGCTCACTCCGTCCGAGCACTCGGTGACGAACCCACGCGCGCACTGCTGGTGTCCGCCGCCTCCCGCACCCACTGA
- a CDS encoding TAXI family TRAP transporter solute-binding subunit — translation MTPPAASFSRRTALQAGVLAVLGTAAVGCSPDSPTQLRLAAGEVGGFFWEFAGLLSDASSKTDVADIVPLTTAGSVDNLEALRSGRAELALTLIDAAYSHPSQDLAAVGCVYENYFQVAVRADSTIETMNDLRGRNVSIGAPGSGATEVSQRVLRAAGVVEADAVQQVQLSMSSAAAALSSSEVDAVMWAGGLPTPAFAQPRSAIRLLDLGAVVAGLRREFGTAYEAVLVPANVYGEHAEVTTVGIPNILLAHPEVPDRVVAALVSVLLDQSSGLVPGQAIGSQFLDARSLVMTGSIPLHPGAEQEYRRRHG, via the coding sequence ATGACTCCGCCTGCAGCGTCGTTCTCGCGTAGAACGGCGCTGCAGGCCGGTGTGCTGGCTGTGCTCGGCACTGCCGCCGTGGGGTGTTCGCCGGATTCACCGACGCAGTTGCGTCTCGCGGCGGGTGAGGTCGGCGGCTTCTTCTGGGAGTTCGCCGGATTGTTGTCCGACGCTTCCTCGAAAACCGATGTCGCGGACATCGTTCCGCTCACGACGGCCGGCTCGGTCGACAACCTCGAGGCGCTGCGATCTGGCCGGGCCGAGCTGGCTCTGACGCTCATAGACGCCGCCTACAGTCATCCGAGTCAAGACTTGGCGGCGGTCGGGTGCGTATACGAGAACTACTTCCAAGTTGCCGTGCGCGCGGACTCGACCATCGAGACCATGAACGATCTGCGCGGGCGGAACGTGAGCATCGGTGCCCCGGGGTCCGGCGCGACCGAAGTATCTCAACGAGTTCTTCGGGCAGCGGGTGTGGTGGAAGCCGATGCCGTCCAACAGGTTCAGCTGTCCATGAGCTCGGCGGCGGCGGCCCTGTCGAGCAGCGAGGTCGACGCCGTGATGTGGGCCGGCGGGTTGCCGACTCCCGCATTCGCCCAGCCGCGTTCCGCCATCCGTCTACTCGATCTGGGTGCCGTCGTCGCCGGTCTGAGGCGCGAATTCGGTACCGCGTACGAGGCTGTGCTGGTTCCGGCGAACGTGTACGGCGAGCACGCGGAAGTCACCACAGTCGGTATCCCGAACATTCTCCTGGCGCATCCCGAAGTGCCGGACCGCGTTGTCGCTGCACTGGTGAGTGTGCTTCTCGATCAGTCGTCCGGGCTGGTCCCCGGTCAGGCGATCGGCAGCCAGTTCCTCGACGCCCGCTCACTCGTCATGACCGGCAGCATCCCCCTCCACCCCGGGGCCGAACAGGAATACCGCCGACGACACGGGTGA